The genomic window TCTCTGGTCTCTCCCTCTCAGTGCCTTTCTCTGGTTAACTGGAGACATTCTCCAAAGTActgtgtttgggttttttgtcctCTTCTGTCTTCACTCTATGTTCCCAAGTGACCTTGTGTACTCCCAGAGCTTCAGCGAGAAGCTCTGCAGATGACTTCTAAATTAACACCTCATCTCTCTCCTAAGCCTCAGACTTGAATTTCCAACTGCCTAGTACATACGGTAACATGTAGCATCAATATTTGCTCTTTTGGGTCCGTTGTCTCATCTGACCTTCTCAACATTTCTGTGAGAAAGTCAGGGCAGAATATGAACTCATGTTTTAGGTGAGGCTCGAAAAGCTTGTCTTGCCCAAGATTTTATGGCAGACCTATGATTAGAAAAACTCAAGTCTGGGTGTTCTCTCTGCTGTGCCATGTTGCATGGTGCACCACAAGGGTGTTTCAATGGAGTCTCGAAACCAATGTGATAAAAATCTCAACTTATTAGCAACCTTCTCCTATCCCtgacagaacacacacacacacacacctaaaaaaaaaaaaaaaaaacttggctgggtatggtggctcatgcctgtaatcccaccactttgggaggccgaggtgggcagatcacgaggtcaagagatcaagaccatcctggccaacatggtgaaaccccgtctctactaaaaatacaaaaattagctgggcatggtggtgcgtgcctgtagtcacagctactcaggaggctgaggcaggagaatcgcttgaacctgggaggcggaggttgcagtgagccgagatcgcgccactgcactccagcctggcaacagagcgagactccatctgaaaaaaaaacaaaacaaacaaacgaaaaaacttGTCCCTGTACCACCCATCTTGGTTAAAGGCATCTCACTCTCCCAGTCATCAAGGCTAGAAGCCTGGGATTCATGCTCAATTCTTCCTTTTCCCCTAATCTTTATAACCTTtacctcttattattattatttttgagacggaatctcactcactctgtcacccaggatggagtgcaatggtatggtcttggctcactacaacctccgcctcccaggttcaagcaattctgcctcagcctcctgagtagctgggattacagacacctgccaccatgcctggctaatttttgtggttttggtagagatggagtttcgccatgttggccaggctggtctcgaactcctgacctcaaatgattcacccagctctgcctctcaaagtgctgggattacaggcatgagccaccccccCAGAACCTTTACTTCTAATGATTCATCAGATCCTGCAGACTCGACCTTCAAAATGCCTGAAATTTACTTTggatctttttttcccttccctatCCCCACAGTCCCCATTGAGGTCCACAGAACCTCTTAGCCATACTCCTTCCACCAATCTCCAGGCTTTCAGGCCTACTCCCACTCGCTATTCTTCATATTGTTCTGGGGATTTTCTCCCTAAAGAAATAGATCTGAGCCTACCACCCCTTGGTTGGAAAAATCTCAGCCTTGCACTTCCCACCCCTACATCTGTGGCCTCCCAACCCTTTCCACTTTGTGTTTGAGGCCCAGGTCTAATGCCACCTCCCTTGGTAAACCGTCACATAGCCTCCCTATACACGTGTgttgtctgtttttgagacaaagtttcactgtcacccagaatgggtgcagtggggtgatctcggctcattgcaacttcgcctcccaggctcaaacgatcctccccagcctcagcttcctcaataGCTGTGACTactggtgtgcgccaccacgcccagttaattcttatatttttgttagagatggggttttgccatgttgcccaggctagtcttcaactcctgggctcaaggaatcctcccaccttggcctcccaaagtactgggattacagacgcaagccactgcacccagcctccctgTAAACCTGAAGTGAGTTATTTATTCCTCTGTCCTCTCATAGCACTATTCATTTTATTCTGCCTGTATTATGACTAATTGTGTACTATTTGGTCTCCCCTATAGCCTGGGAGCCTGCTGGGGATTGGATCCTGGTCTAaccagtctttgtcttttttgaagcACGTAATCTAGGTCTTTAAACATAATAGGTCCTTAATACATGGCTagtgagtattttttttccttaagtgtTTGGAAacttgttataaaaaaaaaaagaccacattcCCAGTAGATTCAAAGTAAGACAGTAAAGTAAGAACGATTCTCAAGCCCCTGACTTGTTTACACTTGGAGAGATTTGAAGTTATCCAGTGTTGCTCCTCTATATCCATCACccagaaaagacaaaagacaattTTAACTCTTTATTTGAAACAAACAATTTCAGAGACAGAAGGTTAGTCGTGACAACAGCTTCTCACTACAACACAAGGGTGGGCATGGCTCACTGAAGGGACAGGCCAGGCGCCTCAGaacaatatatacaatttaaacaGTGGCTAACTGGTGACagttataaaaacacaaaaaggagcctgggaaacagcaaagTCAACAGGGAAAGAACTGGGTACCCCCTTTGCCAGAAGCTAATTGTTTTCTGGGACCTCCAACGCAAGATGGGGAAGAGAGAAGATGTAGGCAGCGGGGGCAGGCCCTGCGCCCACAGCTCCTCGCCTGTCCTTTGACCACAGATCCCATCCTGCATGACTCAAGCTCCCACAGGCTTGGCCTAGCTCTTATGATGGGGCAACAATAGAGGGGAACCCAGCCTCAACCCAAGTCAGAAGGTAGTTTTTGCCTTGGGAggtctgtccattgaactaaagGGAGGCAGTTACAGAGGGGGCTAAGCATGTTGACACCATGGCTCATGGCAACCTAAGATGGCAGAGAGACAAACACAGAACCCAAGGGGACAGGAGTCTGCACAACAGGAGTCTGCTCCCCGTACTTAGTCATTCTCTGcctctgaggaaaaaaaaggcatttggaaGATTTTAAAAACGGTAGCACCAAGGATTGGTGCTTGCCGAGGGGGTGAGGGATACGCGATGGTGAGATGGTGCCAACAACCAATTATTTCATAGGAGGGGAAGAGTGTCTAAGCTCTGTGTTTTATGTAAATGGTCCCCTCATCACTTTCATTGTTTATTTCATACCTTTCAGATAAGACCTTTTTGCGTGGTGCTGGGGAAGAGTAGAGAAGGGAGTGGGCACAGGGCAGAGAAGGCAGCTGGGTTTTTCCCTAGGTCATACCTAGGAACAAGAGGCTCTACCTATGCGGGATGGGTCAGGAAACCCAAAGCCAACAGGATCACCAGAGCTATTAACACTCCACCCAGAGTCTGGACCCAGAAGGAGGGGTTTACTCTGAAGCATAAAGAAAATGGGCAAGCTGGCTTTTGCCCATCACTGGGAGACCAGCCCCTGAGTACAGAAGACCAGGGCCCCATGGTTGTCAAGTGGTACGGAAGAAGATAAAAGCCAGGGTTCCTAGAGAAGGCAGGGAATGGGTGAGCGGAAAGGAGCAGTCAGGGCCCTTCAGAATGAGTAGCATTGGTTCCCGGGCCTGTCACCCTGAGGGACATGGCCACAGGACAGACATTGATGTGAAAGATGGATATGGATGGCACACGAGCTCAGTCCAGGTCTTCCTCCCCAGGACGACCCAGTTCCTCATAAATCTCGCGCACAGCCAGGATGCGATTGAGCATGCTCTCCAACATGCTGCGGTCCATGGGGATCACAGAATACCAGAGAGGTGACTCGGCGATGCAGGACCGTTCAGGTTGCAAGTAGAACACATCGTTGCGAGTCCGGAGGCTTTCAGGACTGCAACatcgggggtgggggtgggggtgggagtgggggtggcagGACAGAAGATCAGTACCAAGGCAAAATAGATCCCTCGGGTTCCCATGCTAATGCTTTTCCTGCCAACCCACTAACTCACCATTTTGAGAGATAGAATTCATAGAACTTGACAGGGCAGCGGAGGGGATTCATGCGGTTCTCACGCTGCTCTAAGATAGGGGCTTCATCTTCTCTCTTCCGTTTTCCAGGACCCGTGTCTGTAGGGGAGGGAAATGACTCAGACTCATTAAGAGCACAGGCTCCGTGAGCCACATCCAAGAGCACAGTCCAGGGCACAGGGAGAAGGCGTCACGACACAAATTACAGTCTCATCAAGATGGAGAGGTGGAAGAAGAGGTCAGTTTCCCTCTCCCACGCCAACCCAACATCCCGTTGGGCTGTTGTTATGCAACCCTCCCCAGTTCCCACTGCCAAAGACTCTCTTTAAAATCTCCCCCAAGTTGCTATCTTAAAGAGGTGATCTCAGAAATTATTCAAAAAACCTGATAAAACAGACCCTACTGCAAGGGTGGGCTTGCCTTCTGGGATAGAGAAACAGCAATGACCCCAACCCCTTGTGCATTAGTCCAGGTAGAAGCATGGGTCCACAGAAAGGACCTTGGAAACTTCACTCAGACAGGACAGAAGTCCAGGGacagaaaaaatggaaaccaAGGTGCAGTTGTTGTTAGGCCCGAGAGCAAAGAATCACAGAAAGCCTGTCATTCATTCAGTCTACCCTCCCCCACAGCCAAACACACCCAACAGTTTCCTACCTGTCCACCACCCAGAAAAAGCAGGCAAGCAAGTAAACTGTCTTAAATGAGGAAAGGGGGGAAACAGGCCACAGGGTAACCTCTTATTTATGCGACAGCTACTGCCTATCAGGTAGGAGGACTGGCTATTTCTACCCTTTCTGCACACAGGAACGGAAGGAGAGGGAAGCTAGGGGCCAAGGAGAGGGCCGACCTGGCAGGTATGGTGGGTTACGGCAGGGCGTGGAAggggaaggcagagaaggggCAAAAGCACAGGGGAGGGGGCAGCCTCGTACCTCGCCCTTTCCTCTGGCGGACTGGGGCATAGTAGCGGATGCTCACCACCTTGGTGGTGCCCCGAGGGGTGGTACACTTGCGGGACTGCCGCACCACATTGGTGAAGGAGAGTTGCATGTGTTCCTCAGCTGTCTGCAGCCCAAAAAACTTAGTGTTGAAGAACATGAGGGTGTTGAGGAGGACAAAGGGCGAGTAGACCCCCAGTTGCTTACACTCCCAGAGGTGCTCCTCCTCCACTCGAGAGAACACCGTATCTACAATGGTCAAGGGGGAGAGGCCGGTCAGGAGGGAGTGGCTACCCAAACCCAACCACTTCCCATCCCATGTGCCCTGCTCATTTCCCACACAATTCTCATTTGGTGAGTAACCTTTGTATATAAAACACTGTCACTTCGCTACACTTGCTACACTACACAGTGGGActgggctttaaaaaatatatactttccaCACCTGCATTTGGAATGCCTCTCACCACCCTCAAGTTGTAGACAGGTAAATGTAAACCTTGAGGAGTCCCAcgatttcttgctttctttctttacttaccACCCAAACCCAGGCCATCTTTTTCTGGTCCTAGAGATAGCTCTTCAGACCTAAGTCTTGATCCCCTCCTCATGTTCAAGAACAGGCGCTCCTGTGCTCCTTTAACTCTAAACCCTGAGGCATCCAGCTACACGCTCCTGCCCTCAGGCCCTTTGTGAAGAGTGGCAGACCAAACAGCACAGGACTCTCGGGATGGTGGATTGGAAGAATGGAGAAAGGGGGTAGGGGTTGCTACGTCCCTGTCCCTTACTGTTGGGGAGGAGTGTGGGCTGCCAGGTACTCAGTGACTTGTTGAGTTCTTGAACAAAAGTCAGGTAGTAAAGGTCCGTGAAAATGTTCACCATCCGGTTATTTTCCAGCAAGTActggggaaagaaaaacagacacaccTAAGGCTAGACTATAGGTCCTAGAAGAAAGATAATGATGCTGAAGCCTCCAGGTATGGTGTCCTTGATCATTAGGAGATGATGGGAAACAGTTGCTTGATTAGGTGGTCTCGAGTGCTTTCCCCCAGGTATACCCACAGCTCTGCGCTACTCAGGCTTtgctggaagaggaggaggcttGGAGGAGATGTTCTTTAGAAGCCCACACCTCCTTCTCAGGTAATACGTGATTGACTTCTCCCAGGGAGAACTAAACATTACCCCAGCACTCAAGGATCCCTGCTCCACTCATCCCTCCCCTCCTAGAATGGGCTTAAAGATTACAAAGGGGACCTGGATAGCAATGAAGACTGCTCCTTAGCCAACAGTCCTGGAATGCAGTTTTGATTTTAGAAGAGTATTGACATCTCATGTTCTATTTGGAGTAGGAGATTAAAGGCAAGCTGCCTGCTTCAGGTAGGGCACAAGATGAGGAACAGGCAGTGCAACAGaataagtgcttttttttttcattaaaaaaatattttttgggtaGATGGgtatcactttgttgcccaggctgctctccaactcctggcttgaagcgatcctcctgcctcagcctcccaaagggttgggattacaggcgtgagccaccgtgcctaaccCAGAATCATTTCTGGTTAGACCCTGCCTGCTGTGTTAAGAGTGACAGGAAGCGAGGTGGTGCACAAGAGGTACCTGCTGGATGCCAAGACACAAATAGTAGATACTGTCAGGTTCATATCGTTCACCATTGGGCCGAGTGATTTCTCTCACAAACTGGGCCAGACCATAGTTGAGCTCAGCAGCTGAGCAGGCGAGAATATCCTCTTTGATACGCATGGGTTTGGCTGCAGTGATAAGTTGTGCAGGGACAGGATTAAGAAAAACTCTACATGGAGAATTTCACTTAGCTCCATCACCATTAACCCCTTCATCCCTTAGTCATGCCTAGCTCCTGAACAATTACAGAAAGAGCCCCTAACCTTGAACCTAGACAGCATTTCCCTTTAATCTACAACTCCTCCCCATCTTCACAGGGCATCCTTAAGTGATCACACCCTTATCACTTCTAGACATCTTCAGCTGAATCACAGGCCCAGccccttctcccctttcccctcctcctccctgtccctgcctccCCACACCCCCCATCCCCAAGTACTCACGGCCAAAGCGCAGCTCATCACCCTTGCTGGTTTCTCCGTTGGCATATTTTGACTGCACCCAGCACTTCCAAGCATTGACACCATATGAATAGTTGAGCCCGGTACAACTAGGCTGACTGCTCATGGAGTCCCGGGAGCAGCTTTCGGAAAGCACCAGCCGCTTTTGAccctggagaggaagagaaagcaggGGCGTGGTAGAGGTAAGGCCAGAGGCAAGGTGAAAGCTAGTCAGCACCGTATTTACTGCTGGCCGGGGTAGGGGCTGATGTAAGCCCACAGCAAGCTTCCATAGCACAGAGCCCCAGGAATAGCTTTGATGACCCTGTGAGATGGGGGGAGAGCAAAGTTTGGCTTTATCTCAGTACTTCTAGTGTTGGAGAAAGGAGGTTAGGGAAGGTCAAACTATGGTTGCTGGCTTGGCTCTCGCATCCTCTCCCCTTTGGGCCTCCATTCTTCTTTTGTACATACAGTAGCCCCAGCCCTACCTTCCTCATGGTTCGGGGAAGGTCTTGTTCAGTAGACACATCCTCAGGCCCTACCAGGCCACAATCAAAGAGGAAGTCTACACTGGGATTAATGTCCAGAGGAtctaatgaaaaggaaagaaagaagaaatcaattTCTTAAGATCTCGACCCTGCagccctcctgccccacccctgctACTTGCCCACTTGACACTAGATGAGCCAAAGGAACCAGTAAAGCTATACCAAAAAGCATGCTCAGAGGCACAGAAATGCAAAACACAGCAATGTGAACTACTGAACTGTAAACATGTTGAACATGgtgaaattttatgtttttttacagctcaaaaatttaaaaaaaaaaaaaaaaaagcatgactcAGAAGTCTAAAAGAGTGCACCTGTCCTAGTGTCTCTGGCACTGCTCCCTGTGAGAACCTTCCGTCTTAGAATCACAATGAACACTTTTCAGGGTCATGCTCAGGGACACAAGGGACACTCCCTTCCTGATAGCACAAATGCTACCATACTCAGTGGGCACGGCTCCAATCTTACTCACTCTTAGGGAAGTCTGCCTCCAAGTCTTGCCCAGGTTCATCCAAGACATTGGCCATCTTGACTGCCATGGCCAGGACATCATCTCGAGCAGGCCCAAACAGGTCACAGTCTTCCAGGAGTCCCTCTGCACTCTGGTTGCTCACAAGATCTGGGAAGCAGAGAAGTTGGCTCAGTGGTTACAAACTCCTGCTAGCACCCTCACAAGCTTTCAGGGACTGATCCCAACTATCCTCCCATTCTACTAGGCACCAAGATCATCAATACCACCCCCTCGGGCAGAGACACGCTGGTAGCACCCTGTCTCCCTCGTCGCCACCATCTATGGCATACCACAAAGGTCAGATGAGGCCTTGTCTAACTCCTCAGCCTCTGCAATCATTTCTGCCATAGCCAGGATGTCGGCCTCCAAGGGGTTGGAAGGGATCTTCACCTTCAGCTCCTCAATGGTCTCTACAATCTTGTCTGTGCTCTCCAAGGTAGTGGGCAAGAACATGGGCACAGGCACCTGGAGGCACAAATCCCAACTAAATGCCAAGAACCACACCAGCAGTTGGGGGGAAGTGGGGGGGACAGATGATGAGAGTGAAGGGGAACAGTTGATGAGAGTAAGGGGAAAGGGTGGATCTCAAACCTGGAAGGTGAAAGGAGGACCCAGCCAGGAAGGGCAGGGAAACTTACGGGGATAGGCATCGAGAAAGGCACCGGGACTTTCTGGCAGTACAGATGCATAGGCACTGGCACGAAGATGGGCACTGGGATGGGCAGCACGATCACCTGTGGCTTCCACTCTTCTGTGGATAAGAAAGGGGTCTTCGCAGAGACCCTGCTGGACTGGTCACATCTGACCCACCAAAAGCTCTAACGTGCTCAGTGTCACAAAACTGCCCTTGAATCAAAGGCTGAAAGACACCTCTATGATTCTAGGACAACCATATGAATGAGGCTTCAGCTACCTAAGAAATCCCCTTGTCCAGCTCACGGACATAGGGCTGGCAGGCCTAGGACTCTGGAATACAGCCTGTGGCATCGAGGTACCCTGGCTCACCTGTCTGACTTCCTTTGGACTTCATCTCCACCTTGCAGGAGACGCCCCGATTCTGCATCAGTGGCTTACACATGGCAGCCTTGTTTTTGCGGGGTGTTGCTGGGGgcggtgggggtggaggggtgggagcAGTGGGAGCTGATCGGGTCTTCACAGGGATCTGCAAAGACAAAGGAACATTTGTGCCGCCAACCGCCGTACCCTCCTCTGAGATTATCCTCCCCCTTGGCTTTTGTCCCGACCTTGCCCAAATTCCCATTTTCCTCTGGGGTCCTCACTGTGTTGCTGTTCTCCACTTTGGTTTGAGAGGGTGTCTGGGGTTTTGACTCAGGAGACTGACCTGTAGATCAAAACAAATGAATGCTCTCATCCAAGGGACTAGCTCTCCATTTTCCTTACCTGTGTTCCAGGAGAGCTTCATTAACTGGTACACCAAATACAGATGGGAACTTCTAGGATTTGCCCCCCTTGCCTTCCCAGATCTAGTCTCCTCTATGCCCTAGCAATAGCAGCCTAAAAGATTCTTTGCTCCTGGAGAATGAAACATTACATTTTCCCCCAAAACCCACATTTGAGACCTTCCATTTAGATAGCCTAAAGAGTCTGTTATCCCTGGAGTTGTGAAGTGGCAGGGGTAACATTCTAGAAATAGCAGTCTTCAGTCTCACTAAACGTAGAGTTTATGCTGAGATTTCCTTATCTCAGAAATGTAACCATAACCCCTATATGCCCCATCCTACCAGGAAAGGCACCCACTCCCTAACAATATACCTTTCATAGACAATCAGTAGACACTAACTCCAAGAAGCTTGAAATAAGACTCCCCCTGGTACCTGCAGGGTTCGGAAGCTAAAAGAGAATACAGTTCACAGTACTAGCACCCTATCTGGCCAGGGATGAGGTGAAcacaagaggaaggagaaaggggctAGGCTTAGGCTTAGTAGAGTCCAGGCCCCCTCTAACAGAGTGTACCCCCTGCCCGGGACTCACTGTTCAGGAGGCTCTCGGGCCCACTCTGGGTATCCAGGTTGGGTTGGTTCTGCTGGCTGTAGAAGCGCAGAAGACACTGCTGGTTGCAGAAGTGACGGATCTGCCCACGCCAGTGGATGGTCTCCAGCAGCTTCCCCTGGCGCTTACAGGCATGGCACCGGGCAGCCTGAGGATGTCAAAAGGATGATCAGACCTGCCTCCCTAAAATGCGTTGGGCCCTTTCTTTCCCCTGGGATAAGCCATGCTCCTCCCTCCCCTTGGAGATCGGGCCGGCGTAGAGATGGAAGGCTGGCTGCCCTCCCTGGAGATCTGTCCACACCCCGAGCTCAGTACCACAGCCCGTGCTCCGCACCGCCCTCTTTCCCGCTTTGCTCGCATGCTGACCCTCCTTACCTTGCAGTACCACAGCAGGTACTTGCTCTTACAGTCCTCACTGCAGAAGTCCCAGGTGCTGCCATCCAGTTGCTCGGTGACTCCACGCTGGCAGGTCTGGGAGCAGTAAGTACAAGTGATACAGCACAAGCCCAGCTTCTTAGTGAAGTCCTGTTTGTACAGCAGCACACAGCCtggaaagaggagaagaggaaagagagtaCAGAGACACAGATACCCAAGGGCAAGAGACTCAACCTTTTCAAGGTGCTATACCTGAAACCTCTCTCTAAGCAGCCCCTTGTGCCCAAAGCTTTAGGGGAGATAGGGGTAGAACATCCCGGGCAGAAGGCCCTGCCTCATGGACCACTTTCCcggcctccctcccttctcctccactCTCCCTGGCTGGGAGTTATAGTGTCTTCTGCCCTTCCCCATCTCCTTACCTTCGCTGCAGAAGCTTTTCTCCACTCCGCTGAATCGGAGTTTCTCATGCAAGAGTTTCTCCTGCCGACAGTGCTCACACTGGGACACCACACCCCGAAGCCGCTTGAAGTCCTCACAGCAATCACGGCAGCAGAACTGGAACACCTGGTCCTGAGGTGGGGGAACAGGGCAGGGAGGACAAGCTGTAACATCTGGCCCCAGCAGGGGCCAAGTGGAAGGACCCCTTCAGACAGTCTGGTCATGTGGCAAGATgtaggtgggggtggggctctTACCTGCCAGTCCAAGACCTCAGGCTTGCCACTGAAGAGGCTGTGACAGTAGTGACAGCTCAGGTGAATGCCCCCTTCGGGGCTTGTGCGCTGGAGGGAAGGAAGACAAGTAAGGGAGGGGCAAGATGTGTGCAGCAGTGGGGAAGGGGAGTCAGGCTTGTTCTTTGCTCTGCCCAGGCCTGCCTACCCTAATTCTCCAACCCTCTTTATGTTGCCAAACCCTTCTATCCCTGGT from Nomascus leucogenys isolate Asia chromosome X, Asia_NLE_v1, whole genome shotgun sequence includes these protein-coding regions:
- the ZMYM3 gene encoding zinc finger MYM-type protein 3 isoform X1, with the translated sequence MDPSDFPSPFDPLTLPEKPLAGDLPVDMEFGEDLLESQTAPTRGWAPPGPSPSSGALDLLDTPAGLEKDPGVLDGATELLGLGGLLYKAPSPPEVDHGPEGTLAWDAGDQTLEPGPGGQTPEVVPPDPGAGANSCSPEGLLEPLAPDSPITLQSPHIEEEETTSIATARRGSPGQEEELPQGQPQSPNAPPSPSVGETLGDGINSSQTKPGGSSPPAHPSLPGDGLTAKASEKPPERKRSERVRRAEPPKPEVVDSTESIPVSDEDSDAMVDDPNDEDFVPFRPRRSPRMSLRSSVSQRAGRSAVGTKMTCAHCRTPLQKGQTAYQRKGLPQLFCSSSCLTTFSKKPSGKKTCTFCKKEIWNTKDSVVAQTGSGGSFHEFCTSVCLSLYEAQQQRPIPQSGDPADATRCSICQKTGEVLHEVSNGSVVHRLCSDSCFSKFRANKGLKTNCCDQCGAYIYTKTGSPGPELLFHEGQQKRFCNTTCLGAYKKKNTRVYPCVWCKTLCKNFEMLSHVDRNGKTSLFCSLCCTTSYKVKQAGLTGPPRPCSFCRRSLSDPCYYNKVDRTVYQFCSPSCWTKFQRTSPEGGIHLSCHYCHSLFSGKPEVLDWQDQVFQFCCRDCCEDFKRLRGVVSQCEHCRQEKLLHEKLRFSGVEKSFCSEGCVLLYKQDFTKKLGLCCITCTYCSQTCQRGVTEQLDGSTWDFCSEDCKSKYLLWYCKAARCHACKRQGKLLETIHWRGQIRHFCNQQCLLRFYSQQNQPNLDTQSGPESLLNSQSPESKPQTPSQTKVENSNTVRTPEENGNLGKIPVKTRSAPTAPTPPPPPPPATPRKNKAAMCKPLMQNRGVSCKVEMKSKGSQTEEWKPQVIVLPIPVPIFVPVPMHLYCQKVPVPFSMPIPVPVPMFLPTTLESTDKIVETIEELKVKIPSNPLEADILAMAEMIAEAEELDKASSDLCDLVSNQSAEGLLEDCDLFGPARDDVLAMAVKMANVLDEPGQDLEADFPKNPLDINPSVDFLFDCGLVGPEDVSTEQDLPRTMRKGQKRLVLSESCSRDSMSSQPSCTGLNYSYGVNAWKCWVQSKYANGETSKGDELRFGPKPMRIKEDILACSAAELNYGLAQFVREITRPNGERYEPDSIYYLCLGIQQYLLENNRMVNIFTDLYYLTFVQELNKSLSTWQPTLLPNNTVFSRVEEEHLWECKQLGVYSPFVLLNTLMFFNTKFFGLQTAEEHMQLSFTNVVRQSRKCTTPRGTTKVVSIRYYAPVRQRKGRDTGPGKRKREDEAPILEQRENRMNPLRCPVKFYEFYLSKCPESLRTRNDVFYLQPERSCIAESPLWYSVIPMDRSMLESMLNRILAVREIYEELGRPGEEDLD
- the ZMYM3 gene encoding zinc finger MYM-type protein 3 isoform X2, which encodes MDPSDFPSPFDPLTLPEKPLAGDLPVDMEFGEDLLESQTAPTRGWAPPGPSPSSGALDLLDTPAGLEKDPGVLDGATELLGLGGLLYKAPSPPEVDHGPEGTLAWDAGDQTLEPGPGGQTPEVVPPDPGAGANSCSPEGLLEPLAPDSPITLQSPHIEEEETTSIATARRGSPGQEEELPQGQPQSPNAPPSPSVGETLGDGINSSQTKPGGSSPPAHPSLPGDGLTAKASEKPPERKRSERVRRAEPPKPEVVDSTESIPVSDEDSDAMVDDPNDEDFVPFRPRRSPRMSLRSSVSQRAGRSAVGTKMTCAHCRTPLQKGQTAYQRKGLPQLFCSSSCLTTFSKKPSGKKTCTFCKKEIWNTKDSVVAQTGSGGSFHEFCTSVCLSLYEAQQQRPIPQSGDPADATRCSICQKTGEVLHEVSNGSVVHRLCSDSCFSKFRANKGLKTNCCDQCGAYIYTKTGSPGPELLFHEGQQKRFCNTTCLGAYKKKNTRVYPCVWCKTLCKNFEMLSHVDRNGKTSLFCSLCCTTSYKVKQAGLTGPPRPCSFCRRSLSDPCYYNKVDRTVYQFCSPSCWTKFQRTSPEGGIHLSCHYCHSLFSGKPEVLDWQDQVFQFCCRDCCEDFKRLRGVVSQCEHCRQEKLLHEKLRFSGVEKSFCSEGCVLLYKQDFTKKLGLCCITCTYCSQTCQRGVTEQLDGSTWDFCSEDCKSKYLLWYCKAARCHACKRQGKLLETIHWRGQIRHFCNQQCLLRFYSQQNQPNLDTQSGPESLLNSQSPESKPQTPSQTKVENSNTIPVKTRSAPTAPTPPPPPPPATPRKNKAAMCKPLMQNRGVSCKVEMKSKGSQTEEWKPQVIVLPIPVPIFVPVPMHLYCQKVPVPFSMPIPVPVPMFLPTTLESTDKIVETIEELKVKIPSNPLEADILAMAEMIAEAEELDKASSDLCDLVSNQSAEGLLEDCDLFGPARDDVLAMAVKMANVLDEPGQDLEADFPKNPLDINPSVDFLFDCGLVGPEDVSTEQDLPRTMRKGQKRLVLSESCSRDSMSSQPSCTGLNYSYGVNAWKCWVQSKYANGETSKGDELRFGPKPMRIKEDILACSAAELNYGLAQFVREITRPNGERYEPDSIYYLCLGIQQYLLENNRMVNIFTDLYYLTFVQELNKSLSTWQPTLLPNNTVFSRVEEEHLWECKQLGVYSPFVLLNTLMFFNTKFFGLQTAEEHMQLSFTNVVRQSRKCTTPRGTTKVVSIRYYAPVRQRKGRDTGPGKRKREDEAPILEQRENRMNPLRCPVKFYEFYLSKCPESLRTRNDVFYLQPERSCIAESPLWYSVIPMDRSMLESMLNRILAVREIYEELGRPGEEDLD